One Scophthalmus maximus strain ysfricsl-2021 chromosome 1, ASM2237912v1, whole genome shotgun sequence genomic region harbors:
- the LOC118309177 gene encoding R3H domain-containing protein 1-like isoform X5, with translation MRMSDTADGETTKVSDATDAQPSPRDDATKPEGSDPSQSSRDEHAGNGKRDAQPAKYSKSNTRLKLVRSLAVCEESFPFPMPEPSAAPQPFDKEERASQEHAEREDSCDKNEKTQRKRLSRDSSQDYTDSTGIDLHEFLVNTLKGNPRDRIMLLKLEQDILDFISNNESQKRKFPPMKPYHRMLLHRVAAYFGMDHNVDPSGKSVVINKTTNTRIPDQKFSEHIKDDRADDFQKRYILKRDNSSFDREDSTIRMRLKADKRSKSMEEREEEYQRARERIFAHDGDHFILDRSAPDEDACMSTQQRRQMFRLRSCRSGASRQSSSETEPRHGEPRPWSSTDSSDSSNRLAPRPTMTKASSFSGISPGLVRGDSTASSKSTGRLSKTGSESCSSVGSSSSSLSRPQMPLPVSASTRSSIPSTAQLIHPAADTRGPGHPEMIKPPPATDATSYYVLPLEASGIPPGSFLVNPHTGKPFIHPDGSAIVYNPANIIPTAGRNPQQGKTPQQPISAANQQQPTNHLHSQPICPPLQSSSSEPVHNPMVSYPLPPPHLPPSQFLSFYPNQQYTVPDVLNAQFSHMTLTQQPLPGDSGATAQDARHYQTLYHHHPSAMVLQGAPQQQQQQQQQQQQHQQHQQQVASYMVAGPSGGHSGLLQGQHVPLPTPGHNHAYPSSTPGPAAFHGSTLNQPLLQQHAYMQQPLQQMATCYCSSAHHPHCSAQQQQQQQQQQQQHYRPPVNTLPYNCPQSQNLPQQQVHQAVMPNPASSYQTMVGVQPTPNLGLTGNQQSNMGNQMQGMMVQYPPMQSYQQVSMPQQTYQQPVFVSCQPGQGAVAVAGMQPYYSLLPPNQHTTMSSTVSFLPAQMMEQLQFPQTSSPCVSQQHPGQQYAGLLPPAHSGGMVMLQMTAPPCQQHRAPSPCQRKQPGYKHPGPDNQRGRRPPELPPHPDNTQSSLPSSPALTPLPGQPPSVKGLPSGISSIPVMAHHPQLPTAFCHSGQGERHYSLLGQPLHYKPSIRPPLIHTAHMMAKHQGPLGVWRSGPGRKASRKSLSSDLSVGEAVRTHILEVTDPPEGIGCTDSTRLLAELCGGGELIPRLSDHQPRLCYTTRDAPGRDLASSHSLFAILPSRFTVPGTALHHRGPQAPFKLQTNTRHKRERRDPDKAGS, from the exons ATGAGAATGTCCGATACCGCTGACGGTGAAACAACGAAGGTTTCCGATGCCACCGACGCCCAGCCATCTCCAAGAGACGACGCCACCAAGCCGGAGGGTTCGGACCCGAGCCAGAGCAGCAGGGATGAACACGCCGGCAACGGCAAGAGGGATGCACAG CCAGCGAAGTATTCTAAG TCCAACACCAGGCTCAAGCTGGTGCGGAGCCTGGCAGTGTGTGAAGAGTCCTTTCCCTTTCCTATGCCTGAGCCTTCAGCAGCACCTCAG CCCTTCGACAAGGAAGAACGAGCCTCCCAGGagcacgcagagagagaggacagctGTGACAAGAACGAGAAAACGCAGAGAAAAAGACTGTCGAGGG ATTCCAGTCAAGACTACACAGATTCCACAGGGATAGATCTCCACGAGTTCCTGGTCAACACACTGAAGGGCAACCCCAG GGATCGAATCATGCTCCTGAAGCTGGAGCAGGACATCTTGGACTTCATCAGCAATAACGA AAGTCAGAAGAGGAAGTTTCCCCCCATGAAGCCTTACCACAGGATGCTGTTACACCGCGTGGCCGCCTACTTTGGAATGGACCACAATGTGGACCCCAGTGGAAAGTCCGTGGTTATCAACAAAACCACCAACACTAGAAT ACCCGATCAGAAATTCTCCGAGCACATCAAGGATGACAGGGCGGACGACTTTCAGAAACGCTACATTCTCAAACGAGACAACTCCAGCTTTGATCGTGAAGACAGCACG ATTCGAATGCGTTTGAAAGCTGACAAGAGGAGCAAAtcgatggaggagagggaggaggagtacCAGCGAGCCAGAGAAAGGATATTTGCACATGAT GGAGATCACTTCATATTAGACAGAAG CGCTCCGGATGAAGACGCATGCATGAGCACCCAACAGCGGCGGCAAATGTTCAG gctGCGGTCCTGCCGGTCAGGTGCCAGCCGACAGAGCAGCTCGGAGACGGAGCCGCGGCACGGCGAGCCACGGCCATGGAGTAGCACCGACAGCTCGGACAGCTCCAACCGGCTCGCCCCGCGGCCCACCATGACCAAGGCCAGCAGCTTCAGCGGCATCTCCCCCGGCCTCGTCCGAGGGGACAGCACAGCCAGCAGCAAGAGCACTGGGAGGCTCTCCAAAACAG GTTCAGAGTCATGCAGCAGCGtcggttcctcctccagctcgctCTCCCGTCCCCAGATGCCCCTCCCGGTTTCGGCCTCGACCCGGTCCAGCATCCCAAGCACAGCGCAGTTGATCCACCCGGCCGCCGACACCAGAGGCCCCGGACACCCCGAGATGATCAAGCCACCACCAGCTACAGACGCGACCAGCTATTACGTGTTGCCATTGGAAGCCTCTGGGATCCCACCTGGCAGCTTTCTGGTCAACCCACACACAG GCAAACCTTTCATCCACCCCGATGGCAGCGCCATAGTTTATAACCCAGCTAACATCATCCCCACTGCTGGCAGGAACCCACAGCAGGGGAAAACCCCCCAGCAGCCAATCTCTGCCGCAAACCAGCAGCAGCCAACCAATCATCTGCACTCCCAG CCgatctgtcctcctctccagtcGTCCTCCTCTGAGCCTGTCCACAACCCGATGGTCTcttatcctcttcctcctcctcatcttcctccttctcaGTTCCTGTCTTTCTATCCTAACCAACAGTACACTGTG CCCGACGTCCTGAACGCCCAGTTCAGTCACATGACTCTGACGCAGCAGCCCCTGCCCGGTGACAGTGGAGCGACGGCTCAAGACGCCCGCCACTATCAGACTTTATACCACCACCACCCGTCCGCTATGGTGCTGCAGGGtgctccgcagcagcagcagcagcagcagcagcagcagcagcagcatcagcagcatcaacagcagGTTGCCAGCTACATGGTGGCAGGACCATCAGGAGGACACTCGGGGCTGCTGCAGGGTCAACATGTCCCGCTCCCGACGCCGGGCCACAACCACGCTTACCCCAGCTCCACACCGGGCCCCGCTGCTTTCCACGGGTCCACCTTGAACCAACCGTTACTCCAGCAACACGCCTACATGCAGCAGCCTCTCCAGCAG aTGGCCACGTGTTACTGCTCGTCAGCCCACCATCCACACTGCTccgcccagcagcagcagcagcagcagcagcagcagcagcagcactaccGGCCCCCCGTCAACACGCTGCCCTATAACTGTCCTCAGAGCCAAAACCTGCCCCAGCAACaag TGCACCAAGCCGTGATGCCAAACCCAGCGTCCAGCTACCAGACCATGGTGGGCGTGCAGCCAACCCCCAACCTCGGCCTCACTGGCAACCAGCAAAGCAATATGGGCAACCAGATGCAAGGCATGATGGTCCAGTACCCTCCAATGCAGTCTTATCAG cagGTTTCTATGCCGCAGCAGACGTACCAGCAGCCAGTGTTTGTGTCCTGCCAGCCAGGACAAGGGGCCGTGGCTGTTGCTGGCATGCAGCCCTACTACAGTCTGCTCCCCCCGAACCAGCACACCACCATGAG TTCGACGGTGAGTTTCCTGCCCGCCCAGATGATGGAGCAGCTCCAGTTTCCTCAGACCTCGTCCCCTTGCGTCTCCCAGCAGCACCCGGGGCAGCAGTACGCAG ggttGTTACCCCCGGCCCACAGCGGTGGCATGGTGATGCTGCAAATGACAGCGCCCCCCTGCCAGCAGCACCGGGCCCCCTCCCCCTGCCAACGGAAACAGCCCGGCTACAAACACCCTGGCCCCGATAACCAGCGCGGCCGCAGGCCTCCTGAGCTCCCTCCGCATCCGGACAACACCCAG aGCAGCTTGCCCTCGTCTCCGGCGCTCACGCCCTTGCCAGGCCAGCCGCCCAGCGTCAAGGGCCTCCCATCAGGCATCTCGTCCATCCCTGTCATGGCCCACCACCCGCAGCTCCCTACAGCCTTCTGCCACAGTGGACAAG GTGAAAGACACTACTCTCTACTGGGCCAACCTCTGCATTACAAACCCTCCATCAGACCTCCGCTCATCCACACTGCCCACATGATGGCCAAACaccag GGTCCACTCGGGGTTTGGCGTAGCGGTCCTGGGAGGAAGGCCAGCAGAAAATCCCTGTCTTCAGATCTCAGTGTAGGTGAAGCAG tgagaACTCACATCCTGGAAGTGACAGACCCTCCGGAGGGGATCGGCTGTACAGACTCCACCCGCCTCCTGGCAGAGCTCTGCGGAGGGGGCGAACTGATCCCGCGGCTGTCGGACCACCAGCCCCGGCTGTGCTACACGACCAGAGACGCCCCCGGCAGAGACCTGGCCtcatcacactctctctttGCCATCCTCCCTTCCAGATTCACTGTCCCAGGCACCGCGCTCCACCACCGCGGCCCCCAGGCCCCCTTTAAACTCCAGACTAACACCAGACACAAACGGGAGCGGCGGGACCCGGACAAAGCCGGCTCATAG
- the LOC118309177 gene encoding R3H domain-containing protein 1-like isoform X7: MRMSDTADGETTKVSDATDAQPSPRDDATKPEGSDPSQSSRDEHAGNGKRDAQPAKYSKSNTRLKLVRSLAVCEESFPFPMPEPSAAPQPFDKEERASQEHAEREDSCDKNEKTQRKRLSRDSSQDYTDSTGIDLHEFLVNTLKGNPRDRIMLLKLEQDILDFISNNESQKRKFPPMKPYHRMLLHRVAAYFGMDHNVDPSGKSVVINKTTNTRIPDQKFSEHIKDDRADDFQKRYILKRDNSSFDREDSTIRMRLKADKRSKSMEEREEEYQRARERIFAHDGDHFILDRSAPDEDACMSTQQRRQMFRLRSCRSGASRQSSSETEPRHGEPRPWSSTDSSDSSNRLAPRPTMTKASSFSGISPGLVRGDSTASSKSTGRLSKTGSESCSSVGSSSSSLSRPQMPLPVSASTRSSIPSTAQLIHPAADTRGPGHPEMIKPPPATDATSYYVLPLEASGIPPGSFLVNPHTGKPFIHPDGSAIVYNPANIIPTAGRNPQQGKTPQQPISAANQQQPTNHLHSQPDVLNAQFSHMTLTQQPLPGDSGATAQDARHYQTLYHHHPSAMVLQGAPQQQQQQQQQQQQHQQHQQQVASYMVAGPSGGHSGLLQGQHVPLPTPGHNHAYPSSTPGPAAFHGSTLNQPLLQQHAYMQQPLQQMATCYCSSAHHPHCSAQQQQQQQQQQQQHYRPPVNTLPYNCPQSQNLPQQQASCLSHFAPVHQAVMPNPASSYQTMVGVQPTPNLGLTGNQQSNMGNQMQGMMVQYPPMQSYQQVSMPQQTYQQPVFVSCQPGQGAVAVAGMQPYYSLLPPNQHTTMSSTVSFLPAQMMEQLQFPQTSSPCVSQQHPGQQYAGLLPPAHSGGMVMLQMTAPPCQQHRAPSPCQRKQPGYKHPGPDNQRGRRPPELPPHPDNTQSSLPSSPALTPLPGQPPSVKGLPSGISSIPVMAHHPQLPTAFCHSGQGERHYSLLGQPLHYKPSIRPPLIHTAHMMAKHQGPLGVWRSGPGRKASRKSLSSDLSVGEAVRTHILEVTDPPEGIGCTDSTRLLAELCGGGELIPRLSDHQPRLCYTTRDAPGRDLASSHSLFAILPSRFTVPGTALHHRGPQAPFKLQTNTRHKRERRDPDKAGS, from the exons ATGAGAATGTCCGATACCGCTGACGGTGAAACAACGAAGGTTTCCGATGCCACCGACGCCCAGCCATCTCCAAGAGACGACGCCACCAAGCCGGAGGGTTCGGACCCGAGCCAGAGCAGCAGGGATGAACACGCCGGCAACGGCAAGAGGGATGCACAG CCAGCGAAGTATTCTAAG TCCAACACCAGGCTCAAGCTGGTGCGGAGCCTGGCAGTGTGTGAAGAGTCCTTTCCCTTTCCTATGCCTGAGCCTTCAGCAGCACCTCAG CCCTTCGACAAGGAAGAACGAGCCTCCCAGGagcacgcagagagagaggacagctGTGACAAGAACGAGAAAACGCAGAGAAAAAGACTGTCGAGGG ATTCCAGTCAAGACTACACAGATTCCACAGGGATAGATCTCCACGAGTTCCTGGTCAACACACTGAAGGGCAACCCCAG GGATCGAATCATGCTCCTGAAGCTGGAGCAGGACATCTTGGACTTCATCAGCAATAACGA AAGTCAGAAGAGGAAGTTTCCCCCCATGAAGCCTTACCACAGGATGCTGTTACACCGCGTGGCCGCCTACTTTGGAATGGACCACAATGTGGACCCCAGTGGAAAGTCCGTGGTTATCAACAAAACCACCAACACTAGAAT ACCCGATCAGAAATTCTCCGAGCACATCAAGGATGACAGGGCGGACGACTTTCAGAAACGCTACATTCTCAAACGAGACAACTCCAGCTTTGATCGTGAAGACAGCACG ATTCGAATGCGTTTGAAAGCTGACAAGAGGAGCAAAtcgatggaggagagggaggaggagtacCAGCGAGCCAGAGAAAGGATATTTGCACATGAT GGAGATCACTTCATATTAGACAGAAG CGCTCCGGATGAAGACGCATGCATGAGCACCCAACAGCGGCGGCAAATGTTCAG gctGCGGTCCTGCCGGTCAGGTGCCAGCCGACAGAGCAGCTCGGAGACGGAGCCGCGGCACGGCGAGCCACGGCCATGGAGTAGCACCGACAGCTCGGACAGCTCCAACCGGCTCGCCCCGCGGCCCACCATGACCAAGGCCAGCAGCTTCAGCGGCATCTCCCCCGGCCTCGTCCGAGGGGACAGCACAGCCAGCAGCAAGAGCACTGGGAGGCTCTCCAAAACAG GTTCAGAGTCATGCAGCAGCGtcggttcctcctccagctcgctCTCCCGTCCCCAGATGCCCCTCCCGGTTTCGGCCTCGACCCGGTCCAGCATCCCAAGCACAGCGCAGTTGATCCACCCGGCCGCCGACACCAGAGGCCCCGGACACCCCGAGATGATCAAGCCACCACCAGCTACAGACGCGACCAGCTATTACGTGTTGCCATTGGAAGCCTCTGGGATCCCACCTGGCAGCTTTCTGGTCAACCCACACACAG GCAAACCTTTCATCCACCCCGATGGCAGCGCCATAGTTTATAACCCAGCTAACATCATCCCCACTGCTGGCAGGAACCCACAGCAGGGGAAAACCCCCCAGCAGCCAATCTCTGCCGCAAACCAGCAGCAGCCAACCAATCATCTGCACTCCCAG CCCGACGTCCTGAACGCCCAGTTCAGTCACATGACTCTGACGCAGCAGCCCCTGCCCGGTGACAGTGGAGCGACGGCTCAAGACGCCCGCCACTATCAGACTTTATACCACCACCACCCGTCCGCTATGGTGCTGCAGGGtgctccgcagcagcagcagcagcagcagcagcagcagcagcagcatcagcagcatcaacagcagGTTGCCAGCTACATGGTGGCAGGACCATCAGGAGGACACTCGGGGCTGCTGCAGGGTCAACATGTCCCGCTCCCGACGCCGGGCCACAACCACGCTTACCCCAGCTCCACACCGGGCCCCGCTGCTTTCCACGGGTCCACCTTGAACCAACCGTTACTCCAGCAACACGCCTACATGCAGCAGCCTCTCCAGCAG aTGGCCACGTGTTACTGCTCGTCAGCCCACCATCCACACTGCTccgcccagcagcagcagcagcagcagcagcagcagcagcagcactaccGGCCCCCCGTCAACACGCTGCCCTATAACTGTCCTCAGAGCCAAAACCTGCCCCAGCAACaag CGTCGTGCCTTTCTCATTTCGCCCCAGTGCACCAAGCCGTGATGCCAAACCCAGCGTCCAGCTACCAGACCATGGTGGGCGTGCAGCCAACCCCCAACCTCGGCCTCACTGGCAACCAGCAAAGCAATATGGGCAACCAGATGCAAGGCATGATGGTCCAGTACCCTCCAATGCAGTCTTATCAG cagGTTTCTATGCCGCAGCAGACGTACCAGCAGCCAGTGTTTGTGTCCTGCCAGCCAGGACAAGGGGCCGTGGCTGTTGCTGGCATGCAGCCCTACTACAGTCTGCTCCCCCCGAACCAGCACACCACCATGAG TTCGACGGTGAGTTTCCTGCCCGCCCAGATGATGGAGCAGCTCCAGTTTCCTCAGACCTCGTCCCCTTGCGTCTCCCAGCAGCACCCGGGGCAGCAGTACGCAG ggttGTTACCCCCGGCCCACAGCGGTGGCATGGTGATGCTGCAAATGACAGCGCCCCCCTGCCAGCAGCACCGGGCCCCCTCCCCCTGCCAACGGAAACAGCCCGGCTACAAACACCCTGGCCCCGATAACCAGCGCGGCCGCAGGCCTCCTGAGCTCCCTCCGCATCCGGACAACACCCAG aGCAGCTTGCCCTCGTCTCCGGCGCTCACGCCCTTGCCAGGCCAGCCGCCCAGCGTCAAGGGCCTCCCATCAGGCATCTCGTCCATCCCTGTCATGGCCCACCACCCGCAGCTCCCTACAGCCTTCTGCCACAGTGGACAAG GTGAAAGACACTACTCTCTACTGGGCCAACCTCTGCATTACAAACCCTCCATCAGACCTCCGCTCATCCACACTGCCCACATGATGGCCAAACaccag GGTCCACTCGGGGTTTGGCGTAGCGGTCCTGGGAGGAAGGCCAGCAGAAAATCCCTGTCTTCAGATCTCAGTGTAGGTGAAGCAG tgagaACTCACATCCTGGAAGTGACAGACCCTCCGGAGGGGATCGGCTGTACAGACTCCACCCGCCTCCTGGCAGAGCTCTGCGGAGGGGGCGAACTGATCCCGCGGCTGTCGGACCACCAGCCCCGGCTGTGCTACACGACCAGAGACGCCCCCGGCAGAGACCTGGCCtcatcacactctctctttGCCATCCTCCCTTCCAGATTCACTGTCCCAGGCACCGCGCTCCACCACCGCGGCCCCCAGGCCCCCTTTAAACTCCAGACTAACACCAGACACAAACGGGAGCGGCGGGACCCGGACAAAGCCGGCTCATAG
- the LOC118309177 gene encoding R3H domain-containing protein 1-like isoform X9, with protein MRMSDTADGETTKVSDATDAQPSPRDDATKPEGSDPSQSSRDEHAGNGKRDAQPAKYSKSNTRLKLVRSLAVCEESFPFPMPEPSAAPQPFDKEERASQEHAEREDSCDKNEKTQRKRLSRDSSQDYTDSTGIDLHEFLVNTLKGNPRDRIMLLKLEQDILDFISNNESQKRKFPPMKPYHRMLLHRVAAYFGMDHNVDPSGKSVVINKTTNTRIPDQKFSEHIKDDRADDFQKRYILKRDNSSFDREDSTIRMRLKADKRSKSMEEREEEYQRARERIFAHDGDHFILDRSAPDEDACMSTQQRRQMFRLRSCRSGASRQSSSETEPRHGEPRPWSSTDSSDSSNRLAPRPTMTKASSFSGISPGLVRGDSTASSKSTGRLSKTGSESCSSVGSSSSSLSRPQMPLPVSASTRSSIPSTAQLIHPAADTRGPGHPEMIKPPPATDATSYYVLPLEASGIPPGSFLVNPHTGKPFIHPDGSAIVYNPANIIPTAGRNPQQGKTPQQPISAANQQQPTNHLHSQPICPPLQSSSSEPVHNPMVSYPLPPPHLPPSQFLSFYPNQQYTVPDVLNAQFSHMTLTQQPLPGDSGATAQDARHYQTLYHHHPSAMVLQGAPQQQQQQQQQQQQHQQHQQQVASYMVAGPSGGHSGLLQGQHVPLPTPGHNHAYPSSTPGPAAFHGSTLNQPLLQQHAYMQQPLQQMATCYCSSAHHPHCSAQQQQQQQQQQQQHYRPPVNTLPYNCPQSQNLPQQQASCLSHFAPVHQAVMPNPASSYQTMVGVQPTPNLGLTGNQQSNMGNQMQGMMVQYPPMQSYQQVSMPQQTYQQPVFVSCQPGQGAVAVAGMQPYYSLLPPNQHTTMSSTVSFLPAQMMEQLQFPQTSSPCVSQQHPGQQYAGLLPPAHSGGMVMLQMTAPPCQQHRAPSPCQRKQPGYKHPGPDNQRGRRPPELPPHPDNTQSSLPSSPALTPLPGQPPSVKGLPSGISSIPVMAHHPQLPTAFCHSGQGERHYSLLGQPLHYKPSIRPPLIHTAHMMAKHQGPLGVWRSGPGRKASRKSLSSDLSIHCPRHRAPPPRPPGPL; from the exons ATGAGAATGTCCGATACCGCTGACGGTGAAACAACGAAGGTTTCCGATGCCACCGACGCCCAGCCATCTCCAAGAGACGACGCCACCAAGCCGGAGGGTTCGGACCCGAGCCAGAGCAGCAGGGATGAACACGCCGGCAACGGCAAGAGGGATGCACAG CCAGCGAAGTATTCTAAG TCCAACACCAGGCTCAAGCTGGTGCGGAGCCTGGCAGTGTGTGAAGAGTCCTTTCCCTTTCCTATGCCTGAGCCTTCAGCAGCACCTCAG CCCTTCGACAAGGAAGAACGAGCCTCCCAGGagcacgcagagagagaggacagctGTGACAAGAACGAGAAAACGCAGAGAAAAAGACTGTCGAGGG ATTCCAGTCAAGACTACACAGATTCCACAGGGATAGATCTCCACGAGTTCCTGGTCAACACACTGAAGGGCAACCCCAG GGATCGAATCATGCTCCTGAAGCTGGAGCAGGACATCTTGGACTTCATCAGCAATAACGA AAGTCAGAAGAGGAAGTTTCCCCCCATGAAGCCTTACCACAGGATGCTGTTACACCGCGTGGCCGCCTACTTTGGAATGGACCACAATGTGGACCCCAGTGGAAAGTCCGTGGTTATCAACAAAACCACCAACACTAGAAT ACCCGATCAGAAATTCTCCGAGCACATCAAGGATGACAGGGCGGACGACTTTCAGAAACGCTACATTCTCAAACGAGACAACTCCAGCTTTGATCGTGAAGACAGCACG ATTCGAATGCGTTTGAAAGCTGACAAGAGGAGCAAAtcgatggaggagagggaggaggagtacCAGCGAGCCAGAGAAAGGATATTTGCACATGAT GGAGATCACTTCATATTAGACAGAAG CGCTCCGGATGAAGACGCATGCATGAGCACCCAACAGCGGCGGCAAATGTTCAG gctGCGGTCCTGCCGGTCAGGTGCCAGCCGACAGAGCAGCTCGGAGACGGAGCCGCGGCACGGCGAGCCACGGCCATGGAGTAGCACCGACAGCTCGGACAGCTCCAACCGGCTCGCCCCGCGGCCCACCATGACCAAGGCCAGCAGCTTCAGCGGCATCTCCCCCGGCCTCGTCCGAGGGGACAGCACAGCCAGCAGCAAGAGCACTGGGAGGCTCTCCAAAACAG GTTCAGAGTCATGCAGCAGCGtcggttcctcctccagctcgctCTCCCGTCCCCAGATGCCCCTCCCGGTTTCGGCCTCGACCCGGTCCAGCATCCCAAGCACAGCGCAGTTGATCCACCCGGCCGCCGACACCAGAGGCCCCGGACACCCCGAGATGATCAAGCCACCACCAGCTACAGACGCGACCAGCTATTACGTGTTGCCATTGGAAGCCTCTGGGATCCCACCTGGCAGCTTTCTGGTCAACCCACACACAG GCAAACCTTTCATCCACCCCGATGGCAGCGCCATAGTTTATAACCCAGCTAACATCATCCCCACTGCTGGCAGGAACCCACAGCAGGGGAAAACCCCCCAGCAGCCAATCTCTGCCGCAAACCAGCAGCAGCCAACCAATCATCTGCACTCCCAG CCgatctgtcctcctctccagtcGTCCTCCTCTGAGCCTGTCCACAACCCGATGGTCTcttatcctcttcctcctcctcatcttcctccttctcaGTTCCTGTCTTTCTATCCTAACCAACAGTACACTGTG CCCGACGTCCTGAACGCCCAGTTCAGTCACATGACTCTGACGCAGCAGCCCCTGCCCGGTGACAGTGGAGCGACGGCTCAAGACGCCCGCCACTATCAGACTTTATACCACCACCACCCGTCCGCTATGGTGCTGCAGGGtgctccgcagcagcagcagcagcagcagcagcagcagcagcagcatcagcagcatcaacagcagGTTGCCAGCTACATGGTGGCAGGACCATCAGGAGGACACTCGGGGCTGCTGCAGGGTCAACATGTCCCGCTCCCGACGCCGGGCCACAACCACGCTTACCCCAGCTCCACACCGGGCCCCGCTGCTTTCCACGGGTCCACCTTGAACCAACCGTTACTCCAGCAACACGCCTACATGCAGCAGCCTCTCCAGCAG aTGGCCACGTGTTACTGCTCGTCAGCCCACCATCCACACTGCTccgcccagcagcagcagcagcagcagcagcagcagcagcagcactaccGGCCCCCCGTCAACACGCTGCCCTATAACTGTCCTCAGAGCCAAAACCTGCCCCAGCAACaag CGTCGTGCCTTTCTCATTTCGCCCCAGTGCACCAAGCCGTGATGCCAAACCCAGCGTCCAGCTACCAGACCATGGTGGGCGTGCAGCCAACCCCCAACCTCGGCCTCACTGGCAACCAGCAAAGCAATATGGGCAACCAGATGCAAGGCATGATGGTCCAGTACCCTCCAATGCAGTCTTATCAG cagGTTTCTATGCCGCAGCAGACGTACCAGCAGCCAGTGTTTGTGTCCTGCCAGCCAGGACAAGGGGCCGTGGCTGTTGCTGGCATGCAGCCCTACTACAGTCTGCTCCCCCCGAACCAGCACACCACCATGAG TTCGACGGTGAGTTTCCTGCCCGCCCAGATGATGGAGCAGCTCCAGTTTCCTCAGACCTCGTCCCCTTGCGTCTCCCAGCAGCACCCGGGGCAGCAGTACGCAG ggttGTTACCCCCGGCCCACAGCGGTGGCATGGTGATGCTGCAAATGACAGCGCCCCCCTGCCAGCAGCACCGGGCCCCCTCCCCCTGCCAACGGAAACAGCCCGGCTACAAACACCCTGGCCCCGATAACCAGCGCGGCCGCAGGCCTCCTGAGCTCCCTCCGCATCCGGACAACACCCAG aGCAGCTTGCCCTCGTCTCCGGCGCTCACGCCCTTGCCAGGCCAGCCGCCCAGCGTCAAGGGCCTCCCATCAGGCATCTCGTCCATCCCTGTCATGGCCCACCACCCGCAGCTCCCTACAGCCTTCTGCCACAGTGGACAAG GTGAAAGACACTACTCTCTACTGGGCCAACCTCTGCATTACAAACCCTCCATCAGACCTCCGCTCATCCACACTGCCCACATGATGGCCAAACaccag GGTCCACTCGGGGTTTGGCGTAGCGGTCCTGGGAGGAAGGCCAGCAGAAAATCCCTGTCTTCAGATCTCAGT ATTCACTGTCCCAGGCACCGCGCTCCACCACCGCGGCCCCCAGGCCCCCTTTAA